GGCGACCTGGAAGGCGATGCGCGAGGGGAGATTGGCCTTGATGATGCCGGTGATGACGTTGACCGACGGGCGCTGGGTGGCGATGATGAGGTGGATGCCGGCGGCGCGGGCGAGCTGGGCGAGGCGGGCGACGCTGGTTTCGATCTCGGCGGCGGCGACCATCATGAGGTCGGCAAGTTCGTCGATGATGATGACGATGTAGGGGAGGTGGTCGGGAATTTCGCCTAGCTCGTCGTCGATGCCCTGGAGTTCGGCCTGGCCGTCCCCGGCGCCGGGGGCGGAGGGCGCGACGGGAAAATCGGGGGCGGGGGTTTTCTTGCGATGGTTGAAGCCGCTGATGTTGCGCACGCCGACCTTGCCGAACATTTTGTAGCGTTTCTCCATTTCGGCGAGCAGCCATTTGAGCGCGGAAGGGACTTTCTTCGGCTCGGTGACCACGGGGATGAGCATGTGGGGGAGCGTGTTGAAAATTTTCAACTCGACCACCTTCGGATCGACCATGATGAGGCGGATGTCCTTGGGGCTCTTGCGATAAACAATGGAGGCGATGATGGAGTTGATGCAGACGGACTTGCCCGAGCCGGTGGCGCCGGCGATGAGCAGGTGGGGCATGCGGGTGAGGTCCGAGATGAGGGGGCGCCCGGAGACGTCCTTGCCGAGGGCGATGGGGATTTCGGCCTTCGCGCCGACCCAATCCACGGATTCGAGGATGTCGCGCATGCCCACGGGCGCGGGCACGCGGTTGGGCATCTCGATGCCGACGGCGGCCTTGCCGGGGATGGGCGCGAGGATGCGCACGGACTGGGCGCGGAGGTTGAGGGCGATGTTTTTGTCGAGGTTGGCGATTTTCTCGACGCGCACGCCGGGCGCGGGGACGACTTCGTAGCAAGTGATGACGGGGCCGACGTGAATCTCGCCGGCGCTGACGGTGACGCCAAATTCGCCGAGGACGCGCACGAGGGAGTCCATGTTGTGCTTGTATTCGTCGTCGCTGTCGCCGGTGGTGTCGCTGGAATGATCGACGAGGAGGGTGAGCGGCGGGAACTGGTAGTTTTCCTCGACGAGCGGGATGGCCGGGGTCTTGGCCTTTTTGGTTTCCTCGGGTTTGACGATGGCGGGGCCGCCGGGCGCGGGGGTGGCGGGGCCGCGGTTGATCTTTGCCGGCGCGGGCTTGGCGCCGGCGGCAGCGGCGGCGTCGGCGGGATTGGCGCCGGCGATGGCAGCGGCGGCGCCAGTGGCGTCGGCGGGCGCGGGGGGGCTTGCGGTGTCCGGGCTTTTCAGGTCGGAAAGCGGATCGGGTTTGCCGGATTTGATGATGACAGGTTTTTGTTTGGCGGCGGCCTCGGCGGCCTTTTTCGCGGCGCGCTCGGCCTCGGCCGCCTCTTTTGTCTGGCGCCTGAGTTCGGCGCGCTCGGCGGCGGCGATGCGGCGGCGTTCGCGCCACGCGGCGAGGGCGATGGTGACTTTTTCGAACTCGGCGACGATGTCCTTCGTGAAGATAAAGGTGAGCGAGACGCAGTAGAGCGCGGCCAGCAGCAGGCCCGCGCCGAACACGCCGAGGCTGCTTTTCAGGAAATCGGTATAGACGAGTTCGCCGACCGCGCCGCCGAGCCGGTAGGGAAAATAGCGGCTCGGCTCCAGCTCCGCCATCGCGGCGATGCCCGAGCCGGCAAAAATGCAGCACAGCATCGCGATGAAACGCGCGATGGCGAGCAGGCGGGCGTTGCGCACGGAGACCCATGTCATCCAGAAGAGAAACACGGGCAGCAGCCACGTGCTCAGGCCGATGTAGGTGAAGGAAAGCGAGGAGATCTCCACGCCGACGGTGCCCACGAGGTTGCGCGGGGCGTAGGCGGTGTTGTCGCGCTGTTCGGGCGAATAATCGAGGAGCGCGACCGTAAGCAGCACGCCGATGAACAGGCACGCGAAGAACACACCCCAATGACGCGCGCGGCGCGGCGCGGCGAGGGCGGCGTTTTTGTTGCTGTTGTCGAATTTTACGGGCGCGGACTTGGCCATTTTGCGAGATTGGGCGGACAGGCGGCGGCTGACCTGGTTCGGAATTGCGAGCCCGCAAAATCGGGTTCGCGTCCGGGCGCGGTCAACGGCCAAATGCATTTTTCCAGAAATCCAGGCTGGCGGAAAGTTTTTAAGAGAGAAACATGATTCAAGTCATGCAACAAGTCCTGCGTTTCCAACCTCTCTACCAAGAACGCGTCTGGGGCGGACGCGTCCTCGAAACCGCGCTCGGCCGCGCGCTCCCCCCGGCCGCCGCCCCCGGGCAGGCGCCCGCGCCCATCGGTGAAAGTTGGGAAATCGTGGATCGCCCCGAGGCGCAATCCGTCGTCCGCGGCGGCGCGCTCGACGGCCTCACCCTGCGCCAGGCCATCGAGCGGCACGGCGCGGACATCATGGGCCCGGCGTGGCCGAAAGAGCGGGCGTTTCCCATCCTCGTGAAATGGCTCGACTGCCGCGAACGCCTCAGCCTGCAAGTCCATCCGCCCGCAGCCGTCGCGCCCGAGCTCAAGGGCGAGCCGAAGACGGAAAATTGGTATATCGCCGATTGCGCGCCCGGCTCGCACCTCATCGTCGGCCTGAAGCGCGGCGTCACCCGCGATCAATTCGAGCGCGCCCTCGCCGATCTCACGCTGGAAAACTGCGTGCACCGCTTCCCCGTCGGCCGCGGCGACTCCATCCTCGTGCACAGCGGACAGATCCATGCCATCGACGGCGGCAATCTCATCCTCGAAATCCAGCAGAACTCCGACACCACCTACCGCGTTTACGACTGGGGCCGCGTCGGGCTCGACGGCAAGCCGCGCGCCATGCACATCGAGCAATCGCTGCGCTCCATCAAGTGGGACGACTTCGAGCCCGCTCCGCTGCGCGCCGCCAGCACCGCCGCCGTCATCGCCGACGCCCGCGAGTTCCGCATCCGCCGCGTGCCGCTGGCCGAGGGCGAGAGCTTCCGCGTCGCCGCCGGCGAACAGGCCCGCATCCTCAGCGTCGCCGAGGGCGCCGTGCGCGAAACACCGTCCGACGCGAACGCCGCCGCCTTCAAGCGCGGCGACAACGTCGTGCTGCCCCGCGCAGGCGCGTTTGTGTTTGAGGCGACCGAGGCTACAGTGTTGCTCATCACGGAAAACTTCAGCTAATCTGATCCGATCCAATCGCTCTCGTTCTCTTGCTCTTGCCCGCGCTCTCCGGCTCGTTTTTTCGAAAGAACAAGAACGAGCAAGAGAACGAGAACGGTTAAAACCAACCCTCCAACCCACCACCCGCCATGTCCGAAAACGAATCCGTCCAAACCGACGCCACCCCGAAAAACGGCCAGCCTGAAAAGAAGAAAGGCAAATGGCTCAAACGCATCGGCCTCGCGCTCCTCGGCTGCATCGCCGTCATCGTGATTGTCTGGGTGTTCTTCCTCCCGTCCATTGTCACCGGCGTCCTGCACCGGCGCACCGGTTACGACGTCGCGCTCAAGGGCCTCTCGATCAACCCCTTCACGGCCCGCGTCAGCATCGACTCCTTTGTCATCAACAACCCCAAGCCCGACTACGCCGCGCCCGAGTTCGTCGATCTCCCCGCCTTCAAGGTCGATGCCGGACTCTTCTCGCTCTTCGGCAATCGCATGGTGCTGGAGGACGGCGACCTCAACCTCTCCTATGTCGCGCTCGTCCAGCCCGCCGGCAAAAACGGCGTCTCAAACGCCCAGCTCTTCGTCGACCGTCTCACCGGCGTCTCCGCGCCGCCCGCCAAGGACGGCAAACCCGCCGAACCCAAGCCCGCGCCCGGGAAAACCGAACCCGCCGAATTCCTCATCAAGCGCCTCCACGTCCGCATCGGCAAAGTCATCATGATCGACGAGACCAAGAACACCCGCAAGGAACTCGACATAAATTTCGAGCACACCTACGAAAATGTCACCGACGTGAAGCAGTTCATCACCGCCGACCTCGCCCGCAGCCTCCTCGGGCTCGGCAGCCAGCTCTCCGATCTCATCCCCGGCGAGGCCGGCAAAACCCTCGACGGCGTTTTCAAAAAAGGTGTCGATTTTCTCACGCCCGCGGAGGACGGCGCCGGCGTGGGCGGCAAAGTCATCAAAGGACTGCTCGACAAACTTGATTCCAAGAAGAAGGAATAGTTAACTCGGCGGTTCATCTTATGACCGCACCCGAAAACGCTGAACCGCTGAAAAACAACAACACCGCCGCCGATCCCGCCGCGAGCCAGTCCGCGCCCGCGCCGGAACAGCCCGCTGCTGCTGCCACCCCGGCCCCGGCGCCGAACGACACTGGCTGCCAGCCCGCGAAGGGCGACGCACCGTCGTCGCCTTCATCGGATGACACCGCCGCCGCGTCCAAAAACCCGGCCTGCCCCGGCAAAACCCAGCCCGCCGACGCCGCCCAAAGCGCCGTCCTCGCCATGGCCGCGGAACTGGCCACGGCCAAAAAGGAGGCCGCCGACAACTACGACCGCTACGTCCGCGCCGTCGCCGACCATGAAAATTTCCGCCGCCGCGCGCTTCGCGAGAAAGACGAAATCCGCCTCTACGCCGCCAGCCGCGTGCTTGAGGACCTTTTTCCCATCATCGAGGCCCTCGCCCTCGGCATCAACGCCGCCAAGGCCCCCGGCGCCGACTCCGCCACCCTCGTCAACGGCATGACCATGGTGCTCGACCAGTTCAAGACCGCCCTCGCCGGCCACGGGCTCAAGGAAATCCATCCCGAAGGCGAAAAGTTCGATCCCAATCACCACGAGGCCATCGCCACCCAGCCCAGCGCCGATGTCCCCGAGGGCAACATCATCCAAGTCTTTCGCACCGGCTACGCGCTCAACGGCCGCGTCCTCCGCCCCGCCGCGGTGATCGTTTCATCGGGACCGGCGGCGGCCTGACGGCCTGATGAAAAATGCGGAATGCATAACGAACAATAAAAATCGCCCGTCCGGCGCGATCGTTCCATTCCGCATTTGCCGCCTCTTCACATTATACATTCTTCATTATAAATTATTAAATTAGCCGCGCGGCGCGCGGCGCACACACATGGCCAAGGAAGACTACTACGAACTGCTCGGCGTCGACAAAACCGCCAGCGAGGAAGACCTCAAAAAAGCCTACCGCAAAAAAGCAGTCCAATATCATCCGGACAAAAACCCGGGCAACAAGGAGGCGGAGGAAATGTTCAAGAAAGTTTCCGAAGCCTACGAAGTGCTGAAAGATCCGCAAAAACGCGCCGCCTACGACCGCTACGGGCACGCCGCGTTCACCGGCGGGGGCGGCGCGCGCGGTCCCGGCGGAGGCGGCGGCATGGGCGGCTTCCACGACCCCTTCGACATCTTCCGCGAGGTCTTCGGCGGCGGCGGCGGGGGCGGCGGCATCTTCGATCAATTTTTCGGCGGCGGTGGTGGTGGCGGAGGCGGCGGCCAAGATGGCTCCGATCTCCGCTACGACCTCGAAATCACCCTCGAGGAGGCCGCCAGCGGCGTGGAAAAGGAAATCGCCTTCCGCAAAGCCGCCACCTGCGAACGCTGCCACGGCTCCGGTGCCGAGCCCGGCAGCAAGCGCGTCACCTGCCCCACCTGCCGCGGCTCCGGCCAAGTGCGCCGCTCCGCCGGCATCATCACTTTCACCCAGCCCTGCCCCACTTGCGGCGGCAGCGGCTCGAAAATAGAAAAACCCTGCACCGCCTGCCGCGGCGAGGGTCGCACGCCGCAAACCGTGAAAATCAACGCCCGCATCCCCGCCGGCGTGGACACCGGCTCGCGCCTCCGCAAGTCCGGCCTGGGCGAGGCCGGGGTTTCCGGCGGCCAGCCGGGCGATCTCTACATCGTCATCCACGTGAAGGACCACGGCATCTTCGAGCGCCAGGACGACGACCTCTTCTGCGAGATCCCGATAAAGTTCACCCTCGCCGCCCTCGGCGGTTCCATCGAGGTCCCCACCCTCTTCGGCAAAGGCACGCTCAAAATCCCCCCCGGCACGCAAAGCGGCACGACCTTCCGCATCAAAGGCAAAGGCATGCCCAGCCTGCGCGGCCAGCATCAGGGCGACCAGATCGTCCGCGTGCACGTGGAGGTGCCCGCCAAACTCACCGCCGAGCAACGCAAGGCCCTCGAAGCCTACGCCGCCGCCATGGGCGACCCGCACGACCCGGAGCAGCCCAAGGGCTTTTTCAAAAACCTCTTCAAGGACGACTGATACCGTTTGCCTATGATAATCAGCCCCATGGAGGGCCGGGCTCCCGCGAGGCCGTCGCGGTCAAACGCGACGGTTTTCGGCGGCGGCCTCGCGGGAGCCCGGCCCTCCATCAAAAGTCGGACTTCTTTCGTGAGCGGTATAAACCCTCGCACTTTCACGCTAGCCCGACCCGGACGCCCCGGTTAGGGTTTGACCAAACCACATGCTCGCCAACCCCAAGCTCCTCACGCTCCCTGAAGCCGTCGCCGCGCGCGAAAAACTCCGCGCCGCCGGACGCCGCCTCGTGCTCACCAACGGCGTTTTCGACCTTCTGCACACCGGCCACCTCCACTACCTCCAGCAGGCCCGCGCGCTCGGCGACGCGCTCTACGTCGCGCTCAACTCCGATGCCAGCGTCCGCCGGCTCAAAGGCCCGCTCCGTCCCGTGCAGGACGAGGAGCAGCGCGCCTACGCCCTCGCCGCGACATGGTTTGTCGATGGCATCGTCATCTTCCGCGAACCCCGCCTTACCTCCGAAATCCGCGCCCTTCGCCCCGACATCTACACCAAGGCCGGCGATTACACCCTGGAAAAACTCGACCCCGGCGAACGCGCCGCGCTCGAGGAAGCCGGCGCGCAAATCCGGTTCATGCCCTTCCTTCCCGGTTTCAGCACGACCAGCCTCATCGCCAAAATCAAAGCCGCCGGCGACATCTGATCCCATTGCAGGGAAGCGTGCTTTTAAGCCACTGGGGACTTTCTAATTATACAACCAGAACTTCCGGCTCGCCTGCTGGTAGGCGGCGGCTTCGCGCTGCCATTTCTGGACAAAGGAGGCCACGCTCACTTTTGCGCCGTCGCGCTTGAGGGCGTCCCACCACTCGGGCGAGCCGGTGTGGATGTTGAAACTGCGCGCATCGGCGGGCTTGGCCGCGGCAAAGGGATTGTTGCCGCCGAGCTGGCAGGCGAGGCGCATCAGATAAAAGCTCAACTCGGTCGGCCGCCAGGCATCCCAGTTGACCACATCGACATAGAGGCCGATGCCTTTCGACGCGCCGCCTTTGGGCGCGGTGAGCGTGACTTTGCGAAACGCTAGGCCGGACACGCCGAGGGCGTTGAGCTGGCGCAGGAGTTCGTCCACGGAGCGGCCATTATGGGATAGCCCGCGAAACGGATACTGCGTGCCGATGCCGTGACGAAACCCTCCGATCTGGCAGCCGAGCCCGGTCATCGCGTAGCCCATGACGGCGGAGAAATCCTGCACGTAGGGCGACGTCGCGACAAAGTTCAGCCCGGTGTCCGGCCAGCGCATCGCGCGCCGCCAGCCGCCCATCGGCACGACCGACAGACGGCCTTTGGCCCGGACGGTTTCCGGCACGTCGAGCCAGCCGGGCGTGCCGACGGCCATGCGCGCGAGTTCGCCCATCGTCAGGCCGTGGACGTAGGGAATCTGATACGCGCCGACGCCGCTGAAAAGCGAACGGTCGAGGATGGGGCCGTCCACCTTCAGGCCGCCGAGCGGGTTCGGGCGGTCCAGCACGATGACCTCGACGTTGTTTTCGAAACACGCCTCGATGGCGTATTTCATGCAGACGGAAAACGTGTAGGAACGCACGCCGATGTCCTGCAAGTCGATGACCAGCGCGTCGAGGTTCTTGAGTTGCGCGGGGGTGGGCTTGCGGTTTTTGCCGTAAAGCGAATACGCGGGCAGGCCGGTGCGCGCGTCGGTCGTGTCGGCGATGTTTTGCGAGGCGGGGGCGTTGCCGTAAATGCCGTGCTCGGGACCGAACAGCGCGACCAGCCGCGCATTGGGCGCGCGGCGCAGGACGTCGATGGTGCTGATGCCGTTGCGATTCACCCCGGCGGGATGCGAGAGCAGGCCGATCTTCTTGCCGGCGACCGCCGTGAAGCCCTGCGCCTCCAGCACATCGACGCCGAGCATGATGGCGCCGGGGCGGGGCGGATAGCCGATGTTGGGCGCCGCGGGGGCTTGCGCTACGGCGGTTGCGGGCGGGGCGGTCGGCTTGTAGCGGGCGTTGGATGCCGGGGCGGCCTTGCCCGATTTGCCGGAGGAGCAACTCGCAAGCCCGGCGACAAGGGAAAGAGCAAGGATGGTGGAAAGAAAAATGGCGAGTATCTGGCGATCGCGTCCGTGCATGGCGAGGCACTCACCTTTGCGGGCGTGCCGGGATGCGTCGAGAGCGAATCGGATGCCGGGCGGTTTTTATGGATGGACGAACAACACAGGGACGTCTGCCGCGGACACACGATTGGCAATAATTTGGCATGTTGACTTGATTTGTAAAAAAATAACCTAGTGCTGTTCTACTCTGCATCGTCTCCTGGCTGCACGCGTCCAGCTTCGTCTCACATGGAAACACCGCCTCCGGCCTCCCAGCGTCCTCCGTCCCTCGTCATGAAACCGCGCCTGTTGCTCCCGCTGCTTGTTCTCCTCGGCATCGTCGCCGTGGTGGCGTGGCGGCTCACCGCCGCGCGCGCCTCGGCCCAGTCCGCCACCGCCGCCGCGGCCGCCGCGCGCGCGC
This genomic stretch from Termitidicoccus mucosus harbors:
- a CDS encoding nucleotide exchange factor GrpE, translated to MTAPENAEPLKNNNTAADPAASQSAPAPEQPAAAATPAPAPNDTGCQPAKGDAPSSPSSDDTAAASKNPACPGKTQPADAAQSAVLAMAAELATAKKEAADNYDRYVRAVADHENFRRRALREKDEIRLYAASRVLEDLFPIIEALALGINAAKAPGADSATLVNGMTMVLDQFKTALAGHGLKEIHPEGEKFDPNHHEAIATQPSADVPEGNIIQVFRTGYALNGRVLRPAAVIVSSGPAAA
- the dnaJ gene encoding molecular chaperone DnaJ, whose translation is MAKEDYYELLGVDKTASEEDLKKAYRKKAVQYHPDKNPGNKEAEEMFKKVSEAYEVLKDPQKRAAYDRYGHAAFTGGGGARGPGGGGGMGGFHDPFDIFREVFGGGGGGGGIFDQFFGGGGGGGGGGQDGSDLRYDLEITLEEAASGVEKEIAFRKAATCERCHGSGAEPGSKRVTCPTCRGSGQVRRSAGIITFTQPCPTCGGSGSKIEKPCTACRGEGRTPQTVKINARIPAGVDTGSRLRKSGLGEAGVSGGQPGDLYIVIHVKDHGIFERQDDDLFCEIPIKFTLAALGGSIEVPTLFGKGTLKIPPGTQSGTTFRIKGKGMPSLRGQHQGDQIVRVHVEVPAKLTAEQRKALEAYAAAMGDPHDPEQPKGFFKNLFKDD
- a CDS encoding DUF1343 domain-containing protein — translated: MHGRDRQILAIFLSTILALSLVAGLASCSSGKSGKAAPASNARYKPTAPPATAVAQAPAAPNIGYPPRPGAIMLGVDVLEAQGFTAVAGKKIGLLSHPAGVNRNGISTIDVLRRAPNARLVALFGPEHGIYGNAPASQNIADTTDARTGLPAYSLYGKNRKPTPAQLKNLDALVIDLQDIGVRSYTFSVCMKYAIEACFENNVEVIVLDRPNPLGGLKVDGPILDRSLFSGVGAYQIPYVHGLTMGELARMAVGTPGWLDVPETVRAKGRLSVVPMGGWRRAMRWPDTGLNFVATSPYVQDFSAVMGYAMTGLGCQIGGFRHGIGTQYPFRGLSHNGRSVDELLRQLNALGVSGLAFRKVTLTAPKGGASKGIGLYVDVVNWDAWRPTELSFYLMRLACQLGGNNPFAAAKPADARSFNIHTGSPEWWDALKRDGAKVSVASFVQKWQREAAAYQQASRKFWLYN
- a CDS encoding adenylyltransferase/cytidyltransferase family protein, whose product is MLANPKLLTLPEAVAAREKLRAAGRRLVLTNGVFDLLHTGHLHYLQQARALGDALYVALNSDASVRRLKGPLRPVQDEEQRAYALAATWFVDGIVIFREPRLTSEIRALRPDIYTKAGDYTLEKLDPGERAALEEAGAQIRFMPFLPGFSTTSLIAKIKAAGDI
- a CDS encoding type I phosphomannose isomerase catalytic subunit, with product MQQVLRFQPLYQERVWGGRVLETALGRALPPAAAPGQAPAPIGESWEIVDRPEAQSVVRGGALDGLTLRQAIERHGADIMGPAWPKERAFPILVKWLDCRERLSLQVHPPAAVAPELKGEPKTENWYIADCAPGSHLIVGLKRGVTRDQFERALADLTLENCVHRFPVGRGDSILVHSGQIHAIDGGNLILEIQQNSDTTYRVYDWGRVGLDGKPRAMHIEQSLRSIKWDDFEPAPLRAASTAAVIADAREFRIRRVPLAEGESFRVAAGEQARILSVAEGAVRETPSDANAAAFKRGDNVVLPRAGAFVFEATEATVLLITENFS
- a CDS encoding DNA translocase FtsK, which codes for MAKSAPVKFDNSNKNAALAAPRRARHWGVFFACLFIGVLLTVALLDYSPEQRDNTAYAPRNLVGTVGVEISSLSFTYIGLSTWLLPVFLFWMTWVSVRNARLLAIARFIAMLCCIFAGSGIAAMAELEPSRYFPYRLGGAVGELVYTDFLKSSLGVFGAGLLLAALYCVSLTFIFTKDIVAEFEKVTIALAAWRERRRIAAAERAELRRQTKEAAEAERAAKKAAEAAAKQKPVIIKSGKPDPLSDLKSPDTASPPAPADATGAAAAIAGANPADAAAAAGAKPAPAKINRGPATPAPGGPAIVKPEETKKAKTPAIPLVEENYQFPPLTLLVDHSSDTTGDSDDEYKHNMDSLVRVLGEFGVTVSAGEIHVGPVITCYEVVPAPGVRVEKIANLDKNIALNLRAQSVRILAPIPGKAAVGIEMPNRVPAPVGMRDILESVDWVGAKAEIPIALGKDVSGRPLISDLTRMPHLLIAGATGSGKSVCINSIIASIVYRKSPKDIRLIMVDPKVVELKIFNTLPHMLIPVVTEPKKVPSALKWLLAEMEKRYKMFGKVGVRNISGFNHRKKTPAPDFPVAPSAPGAGDGQAELQGIDDELGEIPDHLPYIVIIIDELADLMMVAAAEIETSVARLAQLARAAGIHLIIATQRPSVNVITGIIKANLPSRIAFQVASQVDSRTILDGKGADTLIGRGDMLFTPPGTSRLVRAQGAFVSDEEVAAFVEYLKRNGPPQYAQDVQETIDDEAAADMDDEDGEDYKGLSEEEKLYKRAFEIIKTTRRASTSTLQRRLRIGYNRAARIMDQMEENGIVGPENGSSPRDILIDFDSM